The nucleotide window ATTAAGATTGGTCATACTTTCATAATTGGCGCCTCGGCTCAATGTTGTTATACCTAACACAATAGTAAACCAGCAAATCAACAATAAAAGCGTGATAAAAGAATATATTTTTTGTTTGTGTAAATGACCTCTTTTTTTCTGATAAATTAAGAATGAAAAGCCAATTATTCCAAAAATACAACACGCTGTTATAATCCAAGGAAAAAGACCCCTTATTATACTTGTTACGTCCATTGATGCATTCCCCTTATAAGGTGTAAACAAATTATTATATATAACTGTATTTCGCAAGCTAAATTAGGTTCTTACACATAGTCAGTGAATGCTTACATACATCACTACCCGGGTATAGGATCTGAAAAAGACGTGTACCGTATTCTCACATGCTTTTTTATTTCCATTCACGATCCAAATCCGCTTGTTGTCCTAAATGCCAAGAACTCAGCACGCGTCGACATAGTAGCACGAAACGAAAAATTCGCGACTTACCTATTTCAGGAAAAAAAGTCTTTCTGCATCTGCGCTTGCAGAAATGGTTTTGCTTGAATGCTATGTGTAGCACGATTATTTTTACGGAAATAACTGCTGCACCAGCCTATCAGCGTAATAAAAGAAATCGAAAAAAGGTTATAAAGGGAGTTACTCCACTGTTAGAAAAACTGTAGAGCAACTAAAATTAAAAAAGGATACACTGGTTTCTACTACGAAAAAAGTTGGAAATAAAAGAATAATACTTTGTTTTGGCGTTTCTATGAACAGTTAACTGAAAAAGAACATCAAGTTTTACAATCTACTTTAATTGCTTATCAGGGTACACAACCTGTCTATGCATTCGTTCAGCTATTTAGAGCAGCCTTTTCAGAAATCGATCTTCAAACGTTTCTACAACTTACTTAGAGCGTCTTTACCGTGCTTTTCGACATTTACCTGGTGAGAGATGCTTAAATTTAAGTTCTAAACGATACGGTAATCACAATAATCCACGCCAACTTGACCGTTTTTACTATCGGATTTCAGCCAATAACGTCGCACATGCGCTGATGTAATCTCTAGCTTTTCCCTTTCCATTATTCTAATCTACTTTAACCCCTCTACGAATTCATTCAGATTTTCGCTCATTTCCTTATAATGAGTCCAATGTAAATAATGCTGACCTTCTAGAACTACTAATTTATTATTTTTTATATTTTGTAATTGCGTATTATAAAAATCTATTTTTGACTTCCCCTCTACATATTGCTCTTTTGGAGTAAAAATCATCACTGGTAAGTCAGAAGGGAATGTCATATTTGTTGTTAAATCAAAGTTATTCTTTATCTCGTTCGTCTCTTTAACTACAGCTTTATTTATGTATTTCGCAGCAACTATAGATTTTGCCATTTTTAAGTTTACCTCTGTATATGTGCCCTTTTCAGATAATGGCAGAATATTATCTGGCGTTACATATGCCAATAATCGAGCAATACCTATTGGTGCCATATATTCCGTATATTTAGGCATAGTAGGAAAAACGTCATCACCAAAATATTCCGACATCTGTGGTAAGGTTGGATCTATTCCTATGATGGCTTTAACTTCCTCGGAATAGTTATTCGCATAATACAAACTATATATACCGGAAATTGAGTGAGGCATCAATATATATGGACCTTTTATGTTCGACTTTTTTAGTGCAGCCCTTGTTTCCTCTACTATGTTCTCAACTGTTCGTTCTTTGTCTGTTAGATCACTCCAACCATATCCGAAGGGTTCTACGACTACTACTTTATTAGTCTTTGACAATTCATTTATCAATGGCTCAAAATCCAGTGCTGGTGCTGGGGTTGCAAGACCGCTTAATAAAACAATTGTATTGTCTCCTTGGCCCTTTGTATAAATGTGCATATTTTTGCCATTTACTTCGACTAATTCCCCTATTGCTGGATATTTTCTTTGTTCATACACAGCCATTATATTGCTGTAAATGACCCAAATAATAACCACTGCTACTGTAGCTAATAAAATAGTCTTGATAACCTTCCAAAATCTAAACTTCTTTTTAACTTTAATTACTTTCACAACTCCCATTGACATCATTTATTTCCTTGATACAGAGGAAATGCTTGCTGTATCAAGGTTTTCTTTTGAGGTGTTTTTGTTCTCCGTTTATAAATTAAGGTACTTACAAAAGTAGTGAATTCACACTCAACTAATCCGTGTACGCAATAGCGCTAATTTCAATTAATTGCTCAGGAGAAGCCAAGTGGTTTACACCGATCAGGCTGCCGGCTGGGCGATGCTGTCCCATATATTCTTTAAAAATTTGGATAGCTGGCCCTGTATCCTCTTGTGCATTCGTTAAATAAATTTCCAAATAGGCAAGGTTCGATCTTGTAATATTAAACCCTTCTAATACACGGTCTAGATTTGCCAGTGTTTGTCGAGTTTGCGCTTCAATATCTCCTTCACCGACAAAGACTCCTTCCGAATCATGAGAAAACTGCCCGGAAATATAGACTGTTCCATCTACGCTGAACCCCTGGGAAATGCCGTGATCCCAAAGATCGTGGTTGACTGTTTTAATTTTTTTCATTTTTACCATTCCTTTACTTGAGAATAGGTTAAATATAAAATAGTCATAAATAAAAAAATAGTACGCACTTTTTTGATAGGTACTATTAGAAAGGATAGTGTAAAAAGATGGGGATGTCTGACTATGTAGAGAAGGGCAACGTTCGAGAGACACCTTTTGGCTATACATTATCAATTATTGGTGGTAAGTGGAAAATGCTAATTATTTATATTTTGGCAGAAAACGAAACAGTCCGCTTTAATGAATTGCAAAGAAAATTGGGGACCATTACCTTCAAAATATTAAGTTCACAGCTTAAAGAGTTGGAAGCAGACGGCATGATTGTACGAAAAGAATATCCGCAAGTCCCACCTAAAGTAGAGTACAGTCTTACACAAAAAGCACAATCCCTATTACCGGCTTTGGAACAGTTATGTGAATGGGGTTTAAAAAATCAAAAAAATTAGTTAAACTTTTTATGCGTTTCATCATATAGATTTTAAAATTGAGAACGAATTTCATTACTAGAAATTCTTTCTCTTATTTACTGTTAAGTATCATGCCAACGATTTTTTATGCAAGGCAAGGAATCCATAAGGTTTGCTGGAGAGTGGAAGACCTATTGAAACTTCATACTTAAAATGGTAAGATGCAATCTTTTACATCAAAGAAAAGAAAGGACATTTTATGAAACAAGTAAATTTACGTAAAATCACAATTGTGCTGTTAACATTATATACAGCTTTGATCCTCTATTTCTTATATCTAGGTTTTAATAGAGGTCTACTGGGGACAGACTCTAGCTTACGATACAATCTAATACCTGAAGGAATCCCATTGCATTATCCAATAGGAAAAGGCTTTCAAATCTGGTTTTTTGAGTACGGGAATTTTTTAGCGTTTATCCCTTTTGGCGTGATTATTCCACTCCTGTTTCGTTGTAGTTTTAAACGCTTTATCGTCGTTTTTATAGTATCAATAACAATTCTTGAAACGATTCAAATGCTTACACATTTAGGAGCTTTTGATATAAATGATATTATTATAAATTCATTGGGTGCTGCAGTAGGGTTTGCAGCACAGCGAATCGTCACTCATAACCGAGATAATCTAAAAGGAGTTATCAAAATCGTATTACTTTCCATGGTGCTTGCCCTTGGAACAATAATAATTGTTGGCGGTATTAATCAATATTTAGAAAAAGGCGAAGGGAAAATTATTGCCCTGAATGACCTGGTACAAGAAGATGAGTCTATCCAATGGGATGAAAACTTGTCCACTTTTACAATTGGCCAAAACGAAGTAGCCCCACAACTAAATTTAATTGATAGAGAGCATACAAAAACCAATGAATTCGTGTATCTATTAGATAGCAAATATAAATATATGACAGGTTATGTTGCAATACCTGACGATGTTTTGAACGCTACAAGCACAAAGAGTATTGAAATAGAGTTCATCAGCGATGGAGAAGTAATTTATTCGGTAGGGTTAACCACTACAAGGGGAAAAAATGGCATAGAGTCGTTTGAAGTCCCTCTTAATGAAGTGAATAATTTAACAATAAAAATAAATAGTGACAGTGCAGATTCAATAACTCATGCCGTAATATGGGACATGACACTTACAGAAGAGAACGTTGGTCAAAAGGTTATTAACAGTATAAAAGAAAAGATAAAATCACTATTCTAAAAAATCTCATCATATAAAAAAATAGACTTGATTCCAGAGAATTAGGAATTGAGCCTTTAATTGTGGCGGTGACCATTTATGTATGAACCGCTGCTAATTTATCTTCTGCGCTCATTTTCCCCATAGAAAAACCGCACCTCCTTGTTAGTATGTCTAACAAATGAGGTGCAGTTCAATGCCACATAGAGAACGTTCAATCCAGCAGTTAAGACTACTACAAAGTGTTAGCTGTTTTTTATTTAATTAGATTCCCTTTGCACCAGAGTTAACACCCACAGCTATCAGACATGTTAACCTCTTGAGAGGAATCTGAAACAGGAAAGTTCATTTCTTTCCACGCTGCAATACCCCCCGTTAGCTCTTTTACCATATATCCACGTTCTAATAAAAACTTTGCTACCTTGGCAGCGGTGTTACACCAGACATCCCAACAGTAAACAATAATTTCCTTGTCTTTTGGTATTTCATTTAAACGAGCTTGCAGTTCTTGTTCGGGTATGACATTAGCATCCTTAATTTTTAAACTTCTTACATGAAGTGGGCCGTTTCTTACATCCAGCAAAAAATATTTATCTGGATCTATTTGTGTCAATCTCAAATAATCCATAGGGCTAATAGTTGCTTCCAAACGGGCATTAAAATAATCAAGTGCATTCATAATTGTGTTACCTCCAGTTTTAAAGTGTAGTCCAAATTTTAATGAGAAAATCCTTTAGCAATTGTCTTTCTTGATTATTTAAAGGGGCTAAAACTTCTAATTCAATATCGTTTAAAAATTCCCAACGCGAATCCAATAAATCCTTTCCTTTTGATGTAATCATAAGGCTGTAGGACCTTCTATCATTAGGATTCCTTGTCCTCTCTACAAAGCCTAAAGTTTCTAAATGATCAATGTGACTTACCATTGTTGTCCGATCAATTTGTAGATTTTCAGAAATATCTTTTTGTGATGAGTAAGGGTTTCCGTTAATAAATAAAAGAACTCCATATTGTCTAGCATTAATGTGATATGGGACAAGCCCCTCGGCGAATTTAGTTTCCATTCGCTGAAGAACCTTTCCGAGTAAAAAACCATAAGATTGATTCCATTTTTCCATTTAAATTATTCACCCCTAAAAATAATCACCTAAATATATAATCAGTTTAACTGATTAATTTTTAAATTTCAAGTTGTTTGTTTTTATATTTAATTTTCAATGAAATAATGTACCTTTTAACTTTATAAAGCATACAAAATAAACTTAACGTTCCCAAATCAAAGTTTGGGCGTATAGGGGTCCCGTCAGAAAAATGCGGATTTACAACGTTAAGGAAAAACGCAAACAAAACAAGAGCATGCACAACGTTAACTGTTGAGCTGCTCTTGTTTTAAATAGCGATAAATTGTAGCACGACTAATCCCTGTCATTTCAATAATTTCACTCACACTATACTGTTCAGATTTATATAAATTGATGGCTTTTTTCAGCTCACGTCCATTTACTTTCGGACGCCCACCTTGACGCCCTCTTGCTCTAGCGCTGATTAGCCCTTCCTTCGTTCGCTGGACAATTAAATCACGTTCAAACTGGCTGAATGCTTGGAAAACCGTCATCATTAATTTCCCTTGTGGTGTCGAAGTATCAAAGTTTTCTTTAACGCTCAGTAGTTTAATTTCTCGTTCTTCGAAATACGCAACTAATTCAATTAAATCCTTCGTACTTCTCCCTAATCGAGAAAAGCTTTCTACGATTACCATGTCTCCTGGTCGCAATTTATCCTTTAGCCGATTTAATTCCGGACGATCTGTTTTCGTTCCAGATAATTTCTCCGTTAAAATCTCGTGGCAATTGTACTGCTTCAACAAATCTAGCTGTCGATTCAATTCCTGCTGTCGTGTACTCACTCGTGCATAGCCATAAGTATAAGAAGCCATTGTTTCCCCCCTTGATATACAAATCTATATCACAAAGGGAGCTTTTTGAAACATAGATTTTGAGCAAAGTTTTGAAACAGTATTTGGCAAGTAATACGGGTTAAAATTACTGAAATGAAAACCGTCTCAAAAACAATCGTTTATAAGACGCTTGTTTCTTATCGTTGTTGTATCAAGTGTTTTGTGCGGTTTCTCATAGCTTAACGTTGTAAATCCGCATTTTTATGACGCTACCCCATTATGCGGAGCAAGAGTATGCAGAAGGTGAATTTGAAATCGCACAACCAGAAGAGGCTTCTTAACGAGGAAACCACCTTATATGTAAGGTATTTTATTGTTGTACTAAGATTTGGCCATTTTAATTCGAAGTAGATGGTCTCGGCTGTAATACAATCAATAATGAAATAGGAATAATCCACTTATTATCATTAAAAGATTGTTTCATCTATTCTCCTCTGATTTATTATCGATAGTAGTCAAGGTATATAATACTGTTGATTTGAAAGAAAGTTTGATCAGTTTGATCAAAAATACCTCATAAACCGGTATTTTATGATAAATAAGAAGAACCTATTTTGAAAAAAAGATTGATCAAAATGGGCTCTTTCTTTGTGAAGTATTGTTCAATTTTTATAAAAAAGTTTGATCATTTCCTATCTAAATTGTTCCACAATCGCGCCCGATTGTGGAATATATGCTTTTTTAGCAATTAAATTAGATTTCAAAAGTATTAAACTAGGTCAAATTCAATACACAATCTATTTTGATAAAGTATTAATTAACATCTTTTATTGTTAATTCTTGTTCCGGTGTAAATCTAATGTAGTAATCATAAATTTCTTCACCATTCATGACGCTTTTATACTCTATTTCTGCTAAAATATAATTGATGGATTCACTATTCAATTGCTTCTGTATTTCCTGGCTCTGTTGCAACATTTGTTCTTTCGCTAAATTGCCTTTTTCAATTTCCAGCATAATGTGAATCGGCCTTGGTGTTTTCAACTGCGGCGTCCATTCCTCGTCAATTTGGTTGTATACTTCCACATTTGTATCAACTGAATCGACTTGCTGCACTTTTTTCTGAAGGAGCGTTAGAATATACTGCTCTGCCTCCGCGTTTAGCTTTTCGGATGCCGCTTTGTCTATCTTGGATTCATGGATTGTATCACTAAAAACTTCATACGGTTCGAAAGCGGAGACATAGAAGGTATAAGTGGTTTCAACTGCAGTCGGGTCCTTTTTTACCACTTTAAACTCATAAGTGCCATCGGACCATCCATATCCTACAGACCGCTTGATTTTGTAGTCCATGTCCGGATAAGTTTGTTCTAAAAAATTTTCCAGGCTCTCCTTTGCTTTGTTCTTGTCGATTGTATTTCCGCTGATTTGCATGTAAGCGAATACTACGGCTGCAATTAATAAAATTGCAATCACACTGTATGTTCTTTTCTTTTTCATATTTAATTTTCCTCTCTTGCTTTAAGTATACAAAAGCCAATAATGATTCCAATAAAAGTAAACAGCAGGTGGATAACTAAGGACATCAGTGCTGTTAGAAGAGCTTCCGAAAAACTTTCAGCATAGAATTCGCCGAACCAATCTGTCATATATGACAGGCAATTCCATATGAAATTCGGTATTCCTGCAAGCAGGATGGCAACGAGCGCCGATCGGTAAAATAGATACGTAACCGCACCCAAAAGGGCATAGGTCAGGATAAAGCCGCTATTGTCTTTCATAATGGTCGTGCCGATAGCCAATATCAAAGCAATGGATACAAAGAAAATCTGTATAGTCGCCAATTTCAACGTAATATTTCGAATCATTTTGTTAGAAACACCGCTTACGTTTACTTCCGTGGGAAGAGGAATTTGTGATTGTTCTGCGATTTGGCGGCATTTTTGGCAACTTTTCAAGTGTTCCTCGATAAATTGTTTTGTCTCTAGCTGCAACAAGTCTTCTTCGTATAAAGGCAAAAGGTCTTGCACAACCGCACATTCTTTTTTCATAAAGTCTCCTCCATTAATTTTTGAATCTTTAATTTCAACCGATGAAATGTCACGCGCGTATAATTCTCTGATTTGCCGATCAAAATGGCGATTTCTGCAAAACTCAGTTCTCCGTATATGCGTAGCAATATGATTTCCCTAGAGGCATCATCCAATTTCGAAATATGATGTAAGAGTATTTTTGTGTCTTCATTAATTTCTGCCACCTCTTCCAGTGAATGGATTTCGTTATCTGGAAGAGCTGCAAGTTTTTGCATTAAGCTTTGCTGATACTTATTTTTTCGGTAATACTTTTTTAATAAATTATTCGCAATAGAGAACACCCAAGTCGACAAGGTAGAATGTCCATTAAATGATGCGATGTTTTTACATGCCTCATAAAAGGTATCGTGGCAAAGGTCTTGAGCTGTTGCCTGATTCCCTGTCTTAGCATAAAAAAACGTATAGATTTTCGGATGAATTTTTTCGTATTCTTCTTCAAGCTTCTTCATAACGCCCTCTCTCTCTTGCTGTTCTTAATATTAATACCTTGGTTATCTGTTTCGTTACATTTTTTTGAAAAATATTTATCTATTACTTATGTCAAAATTGTTCTAATATTTCGCTGTATATTCAAGTATGACTAGTTGCCAACCTATACTATTTAAAATATCGTTAATAAAAATATTTAATTGGATTGTCTTATCCAATAAATAAGGAAGGTGCCCAAATGGACACCTTCCTTATTGAAATTACAATTCATCTGACAAGTAGATTTCTAAAAATGCATTAGTAAATGGAATTGCCAAAACAAATAGCGATTATTGTTCTTTTTTCCCAGCATTCAAATATTCATCTTTTAAAATCGAATAGTACGCGCTATCTGCTAATACACCTTTGATCATTTCGCTTTTACGAAGGGTCCCTTCACGTTGCATACCTAAGCGAAGCAATACTTTAGCAGAAGCACTATTAATAACATCATGTGCTGCATGTACACGCTCCAACCCTAATTCTTTGAAAGCTAAATCTAGTATTAGTTTTCCAGCTTCAGTCATATAGCCATTGCCCCAATACTTTCTATTTAATGTAAAACCAAGATCCCCACTTTTATTCCAGTCATCCACTCTAAACTCAATAGCACCTATCATTTTATTGCTATCTTTTAAGACAATTGCATATTTACCGATAGGCTCTTTGACAAAATAATTTGCAATCATACTTTGAGTTTGTTCCAAATCTTTATGTGGACTGTATAAAAAACGCGTGGTTTCTTCATCAGATGTATAGTCAAACATATCTTCAGCATCATTAAACGAAACTGGCCGTAATAAGATACGTTCCCCTTCTATTTGACTGTTTTTAACTAATAAAAGATTAAAATTACTCATGACTCTCTCCAATTCATATAACAATTTATTCTTAACTTACCAATTTATCCTAACATAATTTATTTTTCCTGAACAGTTTTGCAAATCTGAATCTTTAGATTGATACCCCAAAACATTTGAAATTATCTCTATCCTCAACTCAAATTCAAAATCACAATTTCTCCTGATAAAATCAGGTCCCTTTACATCCATCTCCACTTAGTAGGTTTTGCACGTGAAAACCGATAATGATAAAAATGAAAGCACGGAATTTGGTGCCTTCATTATTTATATATGAATATATTATAGAGAAACTGATTCAGTAGATTTCAAAAACTGAATTAGTTCAGCATTGAACTCTTCGGCATGTGTCGCATTAAATCCATGTGGTCCGCCTTTAATGACCACAAGCTGACTGTTCGGGATGCGTTCATGTGCTTTTTTCCCACTGACTTCTAATGGCACGATTGCATCTGAATCACCGTGAATAATCAGTGTTGGTACATTGAACTTATCTAAATCAGCACGGAAATCGGTTTTACTAAATGCAGCGATACAGTCAAGTGTACCCTTTGGTGAAGCAAATGCTGCAATGTCACGATTATATAGTCGGAATGCTTCACTCACTAAATCCGTTCTGTCCCCTGAAGCAAAGAAGTTCGTTGTGAAGTTATCTAAGAAGGCAATTCTATCTGCCTTTACTCCATCTTGTAAAACTTTAATTGTTGCATCATCAAATCCGCCTTTTGGATTATCCGCCGTTTTGTAAAGGTACGGAGGTACAGCCCCTGCCAATACAGCTCTTGATACACGTTCTATTCCGTAAGTACCAATGTAACGAGAAACTTCACCGCCACCCATTGAAAATCCAACTAATGTGACATCACGAAGGTCTAGATGCTCCAAAATTTTGTGTAAGTCTGCCGCAAATGTATCGTATTCATATCCATTCCATGGCTGTGAAGATTGCCCGAATCCACGACGATCATACGTAATGACGCGGTATCCAACCTCTACCAATGCAGGTACTTGTTTTTCCCAAGATCTTCCGCTAAGTGGCCAACCATGAATTAACACGACCGGTTTTCCAGTTCCTACATCCTCAATGTGAAGCTCGATTGGTGTACCATTTTCAAATCCTACAGTAAGTTTACTCATTATAAATTCCTCCAATTATTATATTTAAGTTTTGCCAAATTGTATTGTGCAAAACTTATTTTATGAATTCATCTTACTCTCCTGTAAATATGTTGTCAACAATTAAATTGTGCAAAATTCTTTTTTATTTTTTGATGGTATGTTAAATTTATAATGAGAGAAATACTAACCAATAGAGGTGTAACAAATGGATACGAATTCACAAAATTTAAACTTAGAAGATCATTTATGCTTCTCCTTGTACGCTTGTTCGAGGGCTATCTTACGGCTTTATCGCCCTTATCTAGATGAACTTCAGCTTACTTATCCTCAGTATTTAGTTTTAGTTACGTTATGGGAAAAGCCACAAAGAACAATTAAAGAGCTGGGGGAAATACTTAATCTGGATACAGGTACACTTACTCCATTACTCAAACGTATGGAAGCTGCTGGTCTCATCGAGCGTCGACGTGACACTGTCGATGAACGCGTCATGAATATTCATATTACGCAAGCTGGCCAAGCACTCCAGGAAAAGGCATCTTGTGTTCCTCAATCTCTATTCGGTGCTACTGGCATGAGTAAAAAGGAACTGGATGAAATAAACGAAACAATCATGCGCCTATTACATCAGCTGAATGGAGAAGGTAAGAAATAGATGCATATAAAAAAATCCACTTTATACCTAAGAGGGGTAGTACCGTCAAAACGCACATTTTGTACGTTAAGGCAAAAAACCTTAATATATAAGGGTTTAATAAATCAATAACCAAAAAGGGATTATGTTATATTTTTTGGCAGTTTGATTGTAGTATATATTTTGGTTATGAAATTAAGCTATATTCATCATAATTTCACCAGATATCGAGACTATTTCATAAACGTTCATTTTTGGTTATTGCTTAGCGTATAATATCCGCGTTTTGTCGGCTGAACCCCGTCTAAGTTTACAAAGGAGAAAGTTGATTATGTTAAAAAATATTAAATTGATTTTGCCTATTATGTTTTTATCAATAGGGTTGTTTGGTTGCCAACAAAACAATAACGAGAAGGTTGATAATGAACCGTCTAATACCCAAATCTTAGAAACAAAAGCTGAGGTCATCGAAGAAGACTTTGTATATCGACTTGTGACAGAAAATGCAGAATACAGTAGGAATGAACCTATAAAATTTTATGCGGAATTAGAATATACAGGCGATAAAGAAGAAATTGAAATTTTTCATTCAGCTTCGCCATTCTCTTTTCCAATGATTGAGACTACGAGAAATTATGAGATTGGATACCGTATGGAAGAACCGTTATTAAGCACGAAACTAATTAAAGGGGAACCACTCCGTGAAGAATATAGGGGAAGTGGCGGGTATGGTTCACAGGACAAAAAAGAATATATAGGGTTTATGAAACAAATTATGAATCAGGAATTTCCAGAGGGACATTATGTTGTAAATGGCATTGCAGACTTTGGTGTTATAGCTAACGAGGAAACGGGGGAAATGAAAAAATATAAAATAAAAGCACAGGTTGAATTTAGTGTCAACGATAGTAATTAAAAAATAATTTTTTTACTAACGGGGGCTTTAGTTGAACAAACATTTCAAATATCGTTCCCAAACATCGCTTTGGGGATGTTTTTATTCAACTAATGGTAGCAATTTTGATATATTATAATTGTAAATTAGATTGTTTGAGGGTGATTAAGTAATGAAGAGGACAGTGAAGCTTGCCTCTTAAATTTTCTAAAAAAATTTAGGAGGCATATAAGAAT belongs to Solibacillus sp. FSL R7-0682 and includes:
- a CDS encoding transposase family protein yields the protein MLFYFHSRSKSACCPKCQELSTRRHSSTKRKIRDLPISGKKVFLHLRLQKWFCLNAMCSTIIFTEITAAPAYQRNKRNRKKVIKGVTPLLEKL
- a CDS encoding alpha/beta fold hydrolase, with protein sequence MKVIKVKKKFRFWKVIKTILLATVAVVIIWVIYSNIMAVYEQRKYPAIGELVEVNGKNMHIYTKGQGDNTIVLLSGLATPAPALDFEPLINELSKTNKVVVVEPFGYGWSDLTDKERTVENIVEETRAALKKSNIKGPYILMPHSISGIYSLYYANNYSEEVKAIIGIDPTLPQMSEYFGDDVFPTMPKYTEYMAPIGIARLLAYVTPDNILPLSEKGTYTEVNLKMAKSIVAAKYINKAVVKETNEIKNNFDLTTNMTFPSDLPVMIFTPKEQYVEGKSKIDFYNTQLQNIKNNKLVVLEGQHYLHWTHYKEMSENLNEFVEGLK
- a CDS encoding GNAT family N-acetyltransferase, yielding MSNFNLLLVKNSQIEGERILLRPVSFNDAEDMFDYTSDEETTRFLYSPHKDLEQTQSMIANYFVKEPIGKYAIVLKDSNKMIGAIEFRVDDWNKSGDLGFTLNRKYWGNGYMTEAGKLILDLAFKELGLERVHAAHDVINSASAKVLLRLGMQREGTLRKSEMIKGVLADSAYYSILKDEYLNAGKKEQ
- a CDS encoding RidA family protein; this translates as MKKIKTVNHDLWDHGISQGFSVDGTVYISGQFSHDSEGVFVGEGDIEAQTRQTLANLDRVLEGFNITRSNLAYLEIYLTNAQEDTGPAIQIFKEYMGQHRPAGSLIGVNHLASPEQLIEISAIAYTD
- a CDS encoding RNA polymerase sigma factor, translated to MKKLEEEYEKIHPKIYTFFYAKTGNQATAQDLCHDTFYEACKNIASFNGHSTLSTWVFSIANNLLKKYYRKNKYQQSLMQKLAALPDNEIHSLEEVAEINEDTKILLHHISKLDDASREIILLRIYGELSFAEIAILIGKSENYTRVTFHRLKLKIQKLMEETL
- a CDS encoding alpha/beta fold hydrolase, producing MSKLTVGFENGTPIELHIEDVGTGKPVVLIHGWPLSGRSWEKQVPALVEVGYRVITYDRRGFGQSSQPWNGYEYDTFAADLHKILEHLDLRDVTLVGFSMGGGEVSRYIGTYGIERVSRAVLAGAVPPYLYKTADNPKGGFDDATIKVLQDGVKADRIAFLDNFTTNFFASGDRTDLVSEAFRLYNRDIAAFASPKGTLDCIAAFSKTDFRADLDKFNVPTLIIHGDSDAIVPLEVSGKKAHERIPNSQLVVIKGGPHGFNATHAEEFNAELIQFLKSTESVSL
- a CDS encoding MarR family winged helix-turn-helix transcriptional regulator, producing MEKWNQSYGFLLGKVLQRMETKFAEGLVPYHINARQYGVLLFINGNPYSSQKDISENLQIDRTTMVSHIDHLETLGFVERTRNPNDRRSYSLMITSKGKDLLDSRWEFLNDIELEVLAPLNNQERQLLKDFLIKIWTTL
- a CDS encoding zf-HC2 domain-containing protein; this translates as MKKECAVVQDLLPLYEEDLLQLETKQFIEEHLKSCQKCRQIAEQSQIPLPTEVNVSGVSNKMIRNITLKLATIQIFFVSIALILAIGTTIMKDNSGFILTYALLGAVTYLFYRSALVAILLAGIPNFIWNCLSYMTDWFGEFYAESFSEALLTALMSLVIHLLFTFIGIIIGFCILKAREEN
- a CDS encoding VanZ family protein, producing MKQVNLRKITIVLLTLYTALILYFLYLGFNRGLLGTDSSLRYNLIPEGIPLHYPIGKGFQIWFFEYGNFLAFIPFGVIIPLLFRCSFKRFIVVFIVSITILETIQMLTHLGAFDINDIIINSLGAAVGFAAQRIVTHNRDNLKGVIKIVLLSMVLALGTIIIVGGINQYLEKGEGKIIALNDLVQEDESIQWDENLSTFTIGQNEVAPQLNLIDREHTKTNEFVYLLDSKYKYMTGYVAIPDDVLNATSTKSIEIEFISDGEVIYSVGLTTTRGKNGIESFEVPLNEVNNLTIKINSDSADSITHAVIWDMTLTEENVGQKVINSIKEKIKSLF
- a CDS encoding winged helix-turn-helix transcriptional regulator, which encodes MGMSDYVEKGNVRETPFGYTLSIIGGKWKMLIIYILAENETVRFNELQRKLGTITFKILSSQLKELEADGMIVRKEYPQVPPKVEYSLTQKAQSLLPALEQLCEWGLKNQKN
- a CDS encoding MarR family winged helix-turn-helix transcriptional regulator — translated: MDTNSQNLNLEDHLCFSLYACSRAILRLYRPYLDELQLTYPQYLVLVTLWEKPQRTIKELGEILNLDTGTLTPLLKRMEAAGLIERRRDTVDERVMNIHITQAGQALQEKASCVPQSLFGATGMSKKELDEINETIMRLLHQLNGEGKK
- a CDS encoding rhodanese-like domain-containing protein — its product is MNALDYFNARLEATISPMDYLRLTQIDPDKYFLLDVRNGPLHVRSLKIKDANVIPEQELQARLNEIPKDKEIIVYCWDVWCNTAAKVAKFLLERGYMVKELTGGIAAWKEMNFPVSDSSQEVNMSDSCGC
- a CDS encoding YfjL-like protein, translating into MKKKRTYSVIAILLIAAVVFAYMQISGNTIDKNKAKESLENFLEQTYPDMDYKIKRSVGYGWSDGTYEFKVVKKDPTAVETTYTFYVSAFEPYEVFSDTIHESKIDKAASEKLNAEAEQYILTLLQKKVQQVDSVDTNVEVYNQIDEEWTPQLKTPRPIHIMLEIEKGNLAKEQMLQQSQEIQKQLNSESINYILAEIEYKSVMNGEEIYDYYIRFTPEQELTIKDVN